In a single window of the Stigmatopora nigra isolate UIUO_SnigA chromosome 7, RoL_Snig_1.1, whole genome shotgun sequence genome:
- the epn1a gene encoding epsin-1 isoform X1, whose product MSTSSLRRQVKNIVHNYSEAEIKVREATSNDPWGPSSSLMSEIADLTYNVVAFSEIMSMVWKRLNDHGKNWRHVYKAMTLMEYLIKTGSERVAQQCRENIYAVQTLKDFQYIDRDGKDQGVNVREKAKQLVTLLKDEERLREERIHALKTKEKMAQTSSASSAPSAPNLGGSLSLGSHSGGADPEQAWPQSSGEEDLQLQLALAMSKEEAEQTSKDPLEDAEIRYAITLSKEMLQEEERLRRGDDLRLQMAIEESKREKTKPEEGGALMELSAVDPWGASAAGAAAAPIPTVGSAGPSPPPTLPIATTGPWAAPPADPWGVASPTSPTSADPWGGGPPPSIAPPPDPWGETSNKVNNVDPWGSSAVTPTSVDPWGPTIPPSTSSSGGPVDPWAKDVLVPASDPITSDIWNDSANHTNGTGDPERRGSSATGCNSTGSPVPFDLSSLGSSLPVRKTPESFLGPNAALVDLDSLVSSKPKPKQPPPPSINASSAHNPFLQNTGTKSNGTIGCSSVPWPGSSPAPGMAVTPGSAISSRGVSPIPASSNPFGVAPAMISISPQPSSLGLSALRTSPVPPNPLLGMAPGGMSLVGAGPPTMGLSPMPVASYGGLSPMAQPTSVMLGPGAIAPPQLILGGPGRVGGVMGGGGGPVGGAGTTAGASTNPFLL is encoded by the exons ATGTCGACCTCATCGCTACGGCGACAAGTGAAGAACATCGTCCACAACTATTCAGAGGCTGAAATCAAG gtGAGGGAAGCGACATCCAATGACCCATGGGGACCCAGCAGTTCTCTGATGTCAGAGATCGCTGATCTGACTTACAATGTTGTGGCCTTCTCTGAAATTATGAGTATGGTTTGGAAGCGCCTCAATGACCATGGCAAGAACTGGAGACACGTCTACAAG GCCATGACTTTAATGGAGTATCTAATCAAGACGGGTTCCGAACGAGTAGCCCAACAATGTCGAGAAAACATTTACGCAGTCCAAACCCTGAAGGATTTCCAGTACATCGACCGAGACGGCAAAGACCAG GGGGTGAACGTACGCGAGAAGGCCAAACAGCTGGTGACCCTGTTAAAAGACGAAGAACGTCTACGAGAGGAGCGGATCCACGCCCTCAAAACCAAAGAGAAGATGGCCCAGACCTCCAGCG CTTCTTCGGCACCCTCAGCACCCAACTTGGGGGGCAGCCTGTCCCTGGGCTCCCACTCGGGCGGCGCCGACCCGGAACAAGCATGGCCGCAGAGCTCTGGAGAAGAAGACCTCCAGCTCCAGTTGGCCCTGGCCATGAGCAAAGAAGAAGCCGAGCAG ACTAGCAAGGACCCTCTGGAGGACGCAGAGATCCGCTATGCAATCACACTCAGCAAAGAGATGCTCCAAGAG GAGGAACGACTGCGCAGAGGCGACGACTTGCGACTGCAAATGGCCATagaagagagcaaaagagaaaaGACCAAGCCAGAAGAG GGGGGTGCACTAATGGAGCTGAGTGCCGTGGACCCCTGGGGGGCCTCTGCCGCCGGCGCCGCGGCCGCCCCTATCCCCACCGTCGGCTCGGCCGGCCCATCCCCTCCGCCAACTCTTCCCATCGCCACTACGGGTCCTTGGGCGGCGCCTCCCGCTGACCCATGGGGGGTGGCCTCGCCCACCTCCCCTACCAGCGCCGACCCCTGGGGCGGAGGGCCGCCGCCAAGCATTGCCCCTCCTCCGGATCCCTGGGGCGAAACATCCAACAAAGTTAACAACGTGGACCCTTGGGGAAGCTCAG CTGTGACACCCACTAGTGTCGACCCTTGGGGCCCCACCATACCACCCAGCACTTCCTCCTCAGGGGGGCCCGTAGACCCCTGGGCGAAGGACGTGCTCGTCCCCGCCTCCGACCCAATCACCTCCGACATCTGGAACGACTCGGCCAATCACACTAACGGCACAG GAGACCCCGAGCGACGAGGGTCCTCGGCGACGGGATGCAACAGCACCGGTTCCCCCGTTCCCTTTGACCTCTCCTCCCTGGGCTCCTCCTTGCCGGTTCGCAAGACCCCCGAGTCTTTCCTCGGGCCCAATGCGGCGCTGGTGGACCTGGACTCGCTGGTGTCGTCTAAACCTAAACCCAAACAGCCACCGCCTCCTTCTATTAACGCCTCGTCGGCACATAACCCCTTCCTCCAGAACACAg GAACCAAAAGTAATGGGACAATTGGCTGCTCATCTGTTCCATGGCCAG GCTCGTCTCCAGCACCCGGCATGGCCGTGACCCCGGGCAGCGCCATCTCCAGCCGCGGGGTCTCTCCCATCCCAGCCTCGTCCAACCCTTTCGGCGTGGCTCCCGCCATGATCTCCATTTCACCTCAGCCCTCGTCCCTGGGCCTGAGTGCTCTTCGCACCAGCCCCGTACCTCCCAACCCCCTGTTGGGCATGGCGCCCGGCGGGATGAGCTTGGTGGGTGCCGGCCCCCCTACCATGGGACTGAGCCCCATGCCGGTGGCAAGCTACGGGGGGCTCTCCCCGATGGCCCAGCCCACTTCGGTTATGCTCGGTCCTGGAGCCATCGCTCCCCCTCAGCTGATTTTGGGCGGGCCTGGTAGAGTGGGCGGAGTcatgggcggcggcggcggccccgtTGGGGGTGCCGGAACGACGGCGGGAGCCAGCACGAATCCCTTTCTTCTTTGA
- the sbk3 gene encoding putative serine/threonine-protein kinase SBK3, whose translation MERLIPARNININKPVAILKEDAAAKELDERCFLSAQAISSLKVSDHFRVLKFLGEGSYGKVMLAVHRKRGTPMALKFFPRKSTTLTSFLREYNLSLSYCTHPSLTRAVGIFFSTTSHYVFAQQAGLYGDLYSVIVSEVGLDEEHVQRVMSQLSGAVTHLHSLGFVHRDIKPENIFLCDSACRWVKLGDFGLTRAIGHTVGAVWYESPFCTPEVEAAKEAEKSDLTDEEEEEEEEKETIWITVEPCIDSWALGILTYCLLTGCFPWQESTSDDPGYAKYKVWFERGEGLEEADGSMVQMENRRNDPPPSQFYGLSSHVMELLRLLLHPDPERRGTPEEILSYLGGPWLMETEKEEKRREEEAKREAKKLGEVGGGVGEELVREGRGER comes from the exons ATGGAG CGCTTAATCCCTGCGCGCAACATCAACATCAACAAGCCAGTGGCCATCCTCAAAGAG GACGCGGCGGCCAAGGAGCTGGACGAGCGCTGCTTCCTCTCAGCACAGGCCATATCCAGCCTCAAAGTGTCTGACCACTTCCGAGTTCTAAAGTTCCTGGGCGAAGGTTCATACGGCAAAGTCATGCTGGCTGTCCACAGGAAGAGAG GAACCCCAATGGCCTTGAAGTTCTTCCCTCGCAAGTCAACGACGCTTACCTCCTTCCTGAGGGAGTACAACCTCTCGCTTTCTTACTGCACGCATCCCTCGTTGACACGGGCGGTGGGAATCTTCTTCTCCACGACGTCGCATTATGTCTTCGCCCAGCAGGCCGGTCTCTACGGCGACCTGTACAGCGTGATTGTGTCAGAG GTGGGCCTGGACGAGGAACACGTCCAAAGAGTCATGTCCCAACTAAGCGGCGCCGTGACTCACCTACACTCCCTTGGCTTCGTCCACCGCGACATCAAACCCGAGAACATCTTCCTCTGCGACAGTGCATGCCGCTGGGTCAAACTGGGCGACTTCGGCCTGACCCGGGCCATTGGCCACACCGTGGGCGCTGTCTGGTACGAGTCGCCCTTTTGCACTCCCGAAGTGGAGGCCGCTAAGGAGGCGGAGAAAAGCGATCTGacggatgaagaggaggaggaagaagaggagaaggagacaATTTGGATCACGGTGGAGCCTTGCATTGACAGTTGGGCTTTGGGGATTCTTACTTACTGTCTCCTTACTGGCTGCTTTCCCTGGCAAGAAAGCACCAGTGACGACCCCGGTTACGCCAAATACAAGGTCTGGTTTGAGCGAGGGGAGGGCCTAGAGGAAGCTGATGGGTCCATGGTCCAAATGGAGAACCGGCGGAACGACCCTCCGCCATCACAGTTCTACGGCCTCAGCTCGCATGTCATGGAGCTCCTCCGACTGTTACTCCATCCGGACCCCGAGAGGCGAGGGACCCCTGAGGAGATCCTGAGCTACCTGGGGGGACCCTGGTTGATGGAGacggagaaggaggagaagaggagggaggaggaggccaAGCGGGAGGCCAAGAAACTTGGGGAGGTGGGGGGAGGAGTGGGAGAAGAGCTGGTGAGGGAAGGGAGAGGGGAAAGATAa
- the epn1a gene encoding epsin-1 isoform X5, with product MSTSSLRRQVKNIVHNYSEAEIKVREATSNDPWGPSSSLMSEIADLTYNVVAFSEIMSMVWKRLNDHGKNWRHVYKAMTLMEYLIKTGSERVAQQCRENIYAVQTLKDFQYIDRDGKDQGVNVREKAKQLVTLLKDEERLREERIHALKTKEKMAQTSSASSAPSAPNLGGSLSLGSHSGGADPEQAWPQSSGEEDLQLQLALAMSKEEAEQTSKDPLEDAEIRYAITLSKEMLQEEERLRRGDDLRLQMAIEESKREKTKPEEGGALMELSAVDPWGASAAGAAAAPIPTVGSAGPSPPPTLPIATTGPWAAPPADPWGVASPTSPTSADPWGGGPPPSIAPPPDPWGETSNKVNNVDPWGSSGDPERRGSSATGCNSTGSPVPFDLSSLGSSLPVRKTPESFLGPNAALVDLDSLVSSKPKPKQPPPPSINASSAHNPFLQNTGTKSNGTIGCSSVPWPGSSPAPGMAVTPGSAISSRGVSPIPASSNPFGVAPAMISISPQPSSLGLSALRTSPVPPNPLLGMAPGGMSLVGAGPPTMGLSPMPVASYGGLSPMAQPTSVMLGPGAIAPPQLILGGPGRVGGVMGGGGGPVGGAGTTAGASTNPFLL from the exons ATGTCGACCTCATCGCTACGGCGACAAGTGAAGAACATCGTCCACAACTATTCAGAGGCTGAAATCAAG gtGAGGGAAGCGACATCCAATGACCCATGGGGACCCAGCAGTTCTCTGATGTCAGAGATCGCTGATCTGACTTACAATGTTGTGGCCTTCTCTGAAATTATGAGTATGGTTTGGAAGCGCCTCAATGACCATGGCAAGAACTGGAGACACGTCTACAAG GCCATGACTTTAATGGAGTATCTAATCAAGACGGGTTCCGAACGAGTAGCCCAACAATGTCGAGAAAACATTTACGCAGTCCAAACCCTGAAGGATTTCCAGTACATCGACCGAGACGGCAAAGACCAG GGGGTGAACGTACGCGAGAAGGCCAAACAGCTGGTGACCCTGTTAAAAGACGAAGAACGTCTACGAGAGGAGCGGATCCACGCCCTCAAAACCAAAGAGAAGATGGCCCAGACCTCCAGCG CTTCTTCGGCACCCTCAGCACCCAACTTGGGGGGCAGCCTGTCCCTGGGCTCCCACTCGGGCGGCGCCGACCCGGAACAAGCATGGCCGCAGAGCTCTGGAGAAGAAGACCTCCAGCTCCAGTTGGCCCTGGCCATGAGCAAAGAAGAAGCCGAGCAG ACTAGCAAGGACCCTCTGGAGGACGCAGAGATCCGCTATGCAATCACACTCAGCAAAGAGATGCTCCAAGAG GAGGAACGACTGCGCAGAGGCGACGACTTGCGACTGCAAATGGCCATagaagagagcaaaagagaaaaGACCAAGCCAGAAGAG GGGGGTGCACTAATGGAGCTGAGTGCCGTGGACCCCTGGGGGGCCTCTGCCGCCGGCGCCGCGGCCGCCCCTATCCCCACCGTCGGCTCGGCCGGCCCATCCCCTCCGCCAACTCTTCCCATCGCCACTACGGGTCCTTGGGCGGCGCCTCCCGCTGACCCATGGGGGGTGGCCTCGCCCACCTCCCCTACCAGCGCCGACCCCTGGGGCGGAGGGCCGCCGCCAAGCATTGCCCCTCCTCCGGATCCCTGGGGCGAAACATCCAACAAAGTTAACAACGTGGACCCTTGGGGAAGCTCAG GAGACCCCGAGCGACGAGGGTCCTCGGCGACGGGATGCAACAGCACCGGTTCCCCCGTTCCCTTTGACCTCTCCTCCCTGGGCTCCTCCTTGCCGGTTCGCAAGACCCCCGAGTCTTTCCTCGGGCCCAATGCGGCGCTGGTGGACCTGGACTCGCTGGTGTCGTCTAAACCTAAACCCAAACAGCCACCGCCTCCTTCTATTAACGCCTCGTCGGCACATAACCCCTTCCTCCAGAACACAg GAACCAAAAGTAATGGGACAATTGGCTGCTCATCTGTTCCATGGCCAG GCTCGTCTCCAGCACCCGGCATGGCCGTGACCCCGGGCAGCGCCATCTCCAGCCGCGGGGTCTCTCCCATCCCAGCCTCGTCCAACCCTTTCGGCGTGGCTCCCGCCATGATCTCCATTTCACCTCAGCCCTCGTCCCTGGGCCTGAGTGCTCTTCGCACCAGCCCCGTACCTCCCAACCCCCTGTTGGGCATGGCGCCCGGCGGGATGAGCTTGGTGGGTGCCGGCCCCCCTACCATGGGACTGAGCCCCATGCCGGTGGCAAGCTACGGGGGGCTCTCCCCGATGGCCCAGCCCACTTCGGTTATGCTCGGTCCTGGAGCCATCGCTCCCCCTCAGCTGATTTTGGGCGGGCCTGGTAGAGTGGGCGGAGTcatgggcggcggcggcggccccgtTGGGGGTGCCGGAACGACGGCGGGAGCCAGCACGAATCCCTTTCTTCTTTGA
- the epn1a gene encoding epsin-1 isoform X2: MSTSSLRRQVKNIVHNYSEAEIKVREATSNDPWGPSSSLMSEIADLTYNVVAFSEIMSMVWKRLNDHGKNWRHVYKAMTLMEYLIKTGSERVAQQCRENIYAVQTLKDFQYIDRDGKDQGVNVREKAKQLVTLLKDEERLREERIHALKTKEKMAQTSSAPNLGGSLSLGSHSGGADPEQAWPQSSGEEDLQLQLALAMSKEEAEQTSKDPLEDAEIRYAITLSKEMLQEEERLRRGDDLRLQMAIEESKREKTKPEEGGALMELSAVDPWGASAAGAAAAPIPTVGSAGPSPPPTLPIATTGPWAAPPADPWGVASPTSPTSADPWGGGPPPSIAPPPDPWGETSNKVNNVDPWGSSAVTPTSVDPWGPTIPPSTSSSGGPVDPWAKDVLVPASDPITSDIWNDSANHTNGTGDPERRGSSATGCNSTGSPVPFDLSSLGSSLPVRKTPESFLGPNAALVDLDSLVSSKPKPKQPPPPSINASSAHNPFLQNTGTKSNGTIGCSSVPWPGSSPAPGMAVTPGSAISSRGVSPIPASSNPFGVAPAMISISPQPSSLGLSALRTSPVPPNPLLGMAPGGMSLVGAGPPTMGLSPMPVASYGGLSPMAQPTSVMLGPGAIAPPQLILGGPGRVGGVMGGGGGPVGGAGTTAGASTNPFLL, encoded by the exons ATGTCGACCTCATCGCTACGGCGACAAGTGAAGAACATCGTCCACAACTATTCAGAGGCTGAAATCAAG gtGAGGGAAGCGACATCCAATGACCCATGGGGACCCAGCAGTTCTCTGATGTCAGAGATCGCTGATCTGACTTACAATGTTGTGGCCTTCTCTGAAATTATGAGTATGGTTTGGAAGCGCCTCAATGACCATGGCAAGAACTGGAGACACGTCTACAAG GCCATGACTTTAATGGAGTATCTAATCAAGACGGGTTCCGAACGAGTAGCCCAACAATGTCGAGAAAACATTTACGCAGTCCAAACCCTGAAGGATTTCCAGTACATCGACCGAGACGGCAAAGACCAG GGGGTGAACGTACGCGAGAAGGCCAAACAGCTGGTGACCCTGTTAAAAGACGAAGAACGTCTACGAGAGGAGCGGATCCACGCCCTCAAAACCAAAGAGAAGATGGCCCAGACCTCCAGCG CACCCAACTTGGGGGGCAGCCTGTCCCTGGGCTCCCACTCGGGCGGCGCCGACCCGGAACAAGCATGGCCGCAGAGCTCTGGAGAAGAAGACCTCCAGCTCCAGTTGGCCCTGGCCATGAGCAAAGAAGAAGCCGAGCAG ACTAGCAAGGACCCTCTGGAGGACGCAGAGATCCGCTATGCAATCACACTCAGCAAAGAGATGCTCCAAGAG GAGGAACGACTGCGCAGAGGCGACGACTTGCGACTGCAAATGGCCATagaagagagcaaaagagaaaaGACCAAGCCAGAAGAG GGGGGTGCACTAATGGAGCTGAGTGCCGTGGACCCCTGGGGGGCCTCTGCCGCCGGCGCCGCGGCCGCCCCTATCCCCACCGTCGGCTCGGCCGGCCCATCCCCTCCGCCAACTCTTCCCATCGCCACTACGGGTCCTTGGGCGGCGCCTCCCGCTGACCCATGGGGGGTGGCCTCGCCCACCTCCCCTACCAGCGCCGACCCCTGGGGCGGAGGGCCGCCGCCAAGCATTGCCCCTCCTCCGGATCCCTGGGGCGAAACATCCAACAAAGTTAACAACGTGGACCCTTGGGGAAGCTCAG CTGTGACACCCACTAGTGTCGACCCTTGGGGCCCCACCATACCACCCAGCACTTCCTCCTCAGGGGGGCCCGTAGACCCCTGGGCGAAGGACGTGCTCGTCCCCGCCTCCGACCCAATCACCTCCGACATCTGGAACGACTCGGCCAATCACACTAACGGCACAG GAGACCCCGAGCGACGAGGGTCCTCGGCGACGGGATGCAACAGCACCGGTTCCCCCGTTCCCTTTGACCTCTCCTCCCTGGGCTCCTCCTTGCCGGTTCGCAAGACCCCCGAGTCTTTCCTCGGGCCCAATGCGGCGCTGGTGGACCTGGACTCGCTGGTGTCGTCTAAACCTAAACCCAAACAGCCACCGCCTCCTTCTATTAACGCCTCGTCGGCACATAACCCCTTCCTCCAGAACACAg GAACCAAAAGTAATGGGACAATTGGCTGCTCATCTGTTCCATGGCCAG GCTCGTCTCCAGCACCCGGCATGGCCGTGACCCCGGGCAGCGCCATCTCCAGCCGCGGGGTCTCTCCCATCCCAGCCTCGTCCAACCCTTTCGGCGTGGCTCCCGCCATGATCTCCATTTCACCTCAGCCCTCGTCCCTGGGCCTGAGTGCTCTTCGCACCAGCCCCGTACCTCCCAACCCCCTGTTGGGCATGGCGCCCGGCGGGATGAGCTTGGTGGGTGCCGGCCCCCCTACCATGGGACTGAGCCCCATGCCGGTGGCAAGCTACGGGGGGCTCTCCCCGATGGCCCAGCCCACTTCGGTTATGCTCGGTCCTGGAGCCATCGCTCCCCCTCAGCTGATTTTGGGCGGGCCTGGTAGAGTGGGCGGAGTcatgggcggcggcggcggccccgtTGGGGGTGCCGGAACGACGGCGGGAGCCAGCACGAATCCCTTTCTTCTTTGA
- the epn1a gene encoding epsin-1 isoform X3, producing MSTSSLRRQVKNIVHNYSEAEIKVREATSNDPWGPSSSLMSEIADLTYNVVAFSEIMSMVWKRLNDHGKNWRHVYKAMTLMEYLIKTGSERVAQQCRENIYAVQTLKDFQYIDRDGKDQGVNVREKAKQLVTLLKDEERLREERIHALKTKEKMAQTSSASSAPSAPNLGGSLSLGSHSGGADPEQAWPQSSGEEDLQLQLALAMSKEEAEQEERLRRGDDLRLQMAIEESKREKTKPEEGGALMELSAVDPWGASAAGAAAAPIPTVGSAGPSPPPTLPIATTGPWAAPPADPWGVASPTSPTSADPWGGGPPPSIAPPPDPWGETSNKVNNVDPWGSSAVTPTSVDPWGPTIPPSTSSSGGPVDPWAKDVLVPASDPITSDIWNDSANHTNGTGDPERRGSSATGCNSTGSPVPFDLSSLGSSLPVRKTPESFLGPNAALVDLDSLVSSKPKPKQPPPPSINASSAHNPFLQNTGTKSNGTIGCSSVPWPGSSPAPGMAVTPGSAISSRGVSPIPASSNPFGVAPAMISISPQPSSLGLSALRTSPVPPNPLLGMAPGGMSLVGAGPPTMGLSPMPVASYGGLSPMAQPTSVMLGPGAIAPPQLILGGPGRVGGVMGGGGGPVGGAGTTAGASTNPFLL from the exons ATGTCGACCTCATCGCTACGGCGACAAGTGAAGAACATCGTCCACAACTATTCAGAGGCTGAAATCAAG gtGAGGGAAGCGACATCCAATGACCCATGGGGACCCAGCAGTTCTCTGATGTCAGAGATCGCTGATCTGACTTACAATGTTGTGGCCTTCTCTGAAATTATGAGTATGGTTTGGAAGCGCCTCAATGACCATGGCAAGAACTGGAGACACGTCTACAAG GCCATGACTTTAATGGAGTATCTAATCAAGACGGGTTCCGAACGAGTAGCCCAACAATGTCGAGAAAACATTTACGCAGTCCAAACCCTGAAGGATTTCCAGTACATCGACCGAGACGGCAAAGACCAG GGGGTGAACGTACGCGAGAAGGCCAAACAGCTGGTGACCCTGTTAAAAGACGAAGAACGTCTACGAGAGGAGCGGATCCACGCCCTCAAAACCAAAGAGAAGATGGCCCAGACCTCCAGCG CTTCTTCGGCACCCTCAGCACCCAACTTGGGGGGCAGCCTGTCCCTGGGCTCCCACTCGGGCGGCGCCGACCCGGAACAAGCATGGCCGCAGAGCTCTGGAGAAGAAGACCTCCAGCTCCAGTTGGCCCTGGCCATGAGCAAAGAAGAAGCCGAGCAG GAGGAACGACTGCGCAGAGGCGACGACTTGCGACTGCAAATGGCCATagaagagagcaaaagagaaaaGACCAAGCCAGAAGAG GGGGGTGCACTAATGGAGCTGAGTGCCGTGGACCCCTGGGGGGCCTCTGCCGCCGGCGCCGCGGCCGCCCCTATCCCCACCGTCGGCTCGGCCGGCCCATCCCCTCCGCCAACTCTTCCCATCGCCACTACGGGTCCTTGGGCGGCGCCTCCCGCTGACCCATGGGGGGTGGCCTCGCCCACCTCCCCTACCAGCGCCGACCCCTGGGGCGGAGGGCCGCCGCCAAGCATTGCCCCTCCTCCGGATCCCTGGGGCGAAACATCCAACAAAGTTAACAACGTGGACCCTTGGGGAAGCTCAG CTGTGACACCCACTAGTGTCGACCCTTGGGGCCCCACCATACCACCCAGCACTTCCTCCTCAGGGGGGCCCGTAGACCCCTGGGCGAAGGACGTGCTCGTCCCCGCCTCCGACCCAATCACCTCCGACATCTGGAACGACTCGGCCAATCACACTAACGGCACAG GAGACCCCGAGCGACGAGGGTCCTCGGCGACGGGATGCAACAGCACCGGTTCCCCCGTTCCCTTTGACCTCTCCTCCCTGGGCTCCTCCTTGCCGGTTCGCAAGACCCCCGAGTCTTTCCTCGGGCCCAATGCGGCGCTGGTGGACCTGGACTCGCTGGTGTCGTCTAAACCTAAACCCAAACAGCCACCGCCTCCTTCTATTAACGCCTCGTCGGCACATAACCCCTTCCTCCAGAACACAg GAACCAAAAGTAATGGGACAATTGGCTGCTCATCTGTTCCATGGCCAG GCTCGTCTCCAGCACCCGGCATGGCCGTGACCCCGGGCAGCGCCATCTCCAGCCGCGGGGTCTCTCCCATCCCAGCCTCGTCCAACCCTTTCGGCGTGGCTCCCGCCATGATCTCCATTTCACCTCAGCCCTCGTCCCTGGGCCTGAGTGCTCTTCGCACCAGCCCCGTACCTCCCAACCCCCTGTTGGGCATGGCGCCCGGCGGGATGAGCTTGGTGGGTGCCGGCCCCCCTACCATGGGACTGAGCCCCATGCCGGTGGCAAGCTACGGGGGGCTCTCCCCGATGGCCCAGCCCACTTCGGTTATGCTCGGTCCTGGAGCCATCGCTCCCCCTCAGCTGATTTTGGGCGGGCCTGGTAGAGTGGGCGGAGTcatgggcggcggcggcggccccgtTGGGGGTGCCGGAACGACGGCGGGAGCCAGCACGAATCCCTTTCTTCTTTGA
- the epn1a gene encoding epsin-1 isoform X4: MSTSSLRRQVKNIVHNYSEAEIKVREATSNDPWGPSSSLMSEIADLTYNVVAFSEIMSMVWKRLNDHGKNWRHVYKAMTLMEYLIKTGSERVAQQCRENIYAVQTLKDFQYIDRDGKDQGVNVREKAKQLVTLLKDEERLREERIHALKTKEKMAQTSSAPNLGGSLSLGSHSGGADPEQAWPQSSGEEDLQLQLALAMSKEEAEQEERLRRGDDLRLQMAIEESKREKTKPEEGGALMELSAVDPWGASAAGAAAAPIPTVGSAGPSPPPTLPIATTGPWAAPPADPWGVASPTSPTSADPWGGGPPPSIAPPPDPWGETSNKVNNVDPWGSSAVTPTSVDPWGPTIPPSTSSSGGPVDPWAKDVLVPASDPITSDIWNDSANHTNGTGDPERRGSSATGCNSTGSPVPFDLSSLGSSLPVRKTPESFLGPNAALVDLDSLVSSKPKPKQPPPPSINASSAHNPFLQNTGTKSNGTIGCSSVPWPGSSPAPGMAVTPGSAISSRGVSPIPASSNPFGVAPAMISISPQPSSLGLSALRTSPVPPNPLLGMAPGGMSLVGAGPPTMGLSPMPVASYGGLSPMAQPTSVMLGPGAIAPPQLILGGPGRVGGVMGGGGGPVGGAGTTAGASTNPFLL; encoded by the exons ATGTCGACCTCATCGCTACGGCGACAAGTGAAGAACATCGTCCACAACTATTCAGAGGCTGAAATCAAG gtGAGGGAAGCGACATCCAATGACCCATGGGGACCCAGCAGTTCTCTGATGTCAGAGATCGCTGATCTGACTTACAATGTTGTGGCCTTCTCTGAAATTATGAGTATGGTTTGGAAGCGCCTCAATGACCATGGCAAGAACTGGAGACACGTCTACAAG GCCATGACTTTAATGGAGTATCTAATCAAGACGGGTTCCGAACGAGTAGCCCAACAATGTCGAGAAAACATTTACGCAGTCCAAACCCTGAAGGATTTCCAGTACATCGACCGAGACGGCAAAGACCAG GGGGTGAACGTACGCGAGAAGGCCAAACAGCTGGTGACCCTGTTAAAAGACGAAGAACGTCTACGAGAGGAGCGGATCCACGCCCTCAAAACCAAAGAGAAGATGGCCCAGACCTCCAGCG CACCCAACTTGGGGGGCAGCCTGTCCCTGGGCTCCCACTCGGGCGGCGCCGACCCGGAACAAGCATGGCCGCAGAGCTCTGGAGAAGAAGACCTCCAGCTCCAGTTGGCCCTGGCCATGAGCAAAGAAGAAGCCGAGCAG GAGGAACGACTGCGCAGAGGCGACGACTTGCGACTGCAAATGGCCATagaagagagcaaaagagaaaaGACCAAGCCAGAAGAG GGGGGTGCACTAATGGAGCTGAGTGCCGTGGACCCCTGGGGGGCCTCTGCCGCCGGCGCCGCGGCCGCCCCTATCCCCACCGTCGGCTCGGCCGGCCCATCCCCTCCGCCAACTCTTCCCATCGCCACTACGGGTCCTTGGGCGGCGCCTCCCGCTGACCCATGGGGGGTGGCCTCGCCCACCTCCCCTACCAGCGCCGACCCCTGGGGCGGAGGGCCGCCGCCAAGCATTGCCCCTCCTCCGGATCCCTGGGGCGAAACATCCAACAAAGTTAACAACGTGGACCCTTGGGGAAGCTCAG CTGTGACACCCACTAGTGTCGACCCTTGGGGCCCCACCATACCACCCAGCACTTCCTCCTCAGGGGGGCCCGTAGACCCCTGGGCGAAGGACGTGCTCGTCCCCGCCTCCGACCCAATCACCTCCGACATCTGGAACGACTCGGCCAATCACACTAACGGCACAG GAGACCCCGAGCGACGAGGGTCCTCGGCGACGGGATGCAACAGCACCGGTTCCCCCGTTCCCTTTGACCTCTCCTCCCTGGGCTCCTCCTTGCCGGTTCGCAAGACCCCCGAGTCTTTCCTCGGGCCCAATGCGGCGCTGGTGGACCTGGACTCGCTGGTGTCGTCTAAACCTAAACCCAAACAGCCACCGCCTCCTTCTATTAACGCCTCGTCGGCACATAACCCCTTCCTCCAGAACACAg GAACCAAAAGTAATGGGACAATTGGCTGCTCATCTGTTCCATGGCCAG GCTCGTCTCCAGCACCCGGCATGGCCGTGACCCCGGGCAGCGCCATCTCCAGCCGCGGGGTCTCTCCCATCCCAGCCTCGTCCAACCCTTTCGGCGTGGCTCCCGCCATGATCTCCATTTCACCTCAGCCCTCGTCCCTGGGCCTGAGTGCTCTTCGCACCAGCCCCGTACCTCCCAACCCCCTGTTGGGCATGGCGCCCGGCGGGATGAGCTTGGTGGGTGCCGGCCCCCCTACCATGGGACTGAGCCCCATGCCGGTGGCAAGCTACGGGGGGCTCTCCCCGATGGCCCAGCCCACTTCGGTTATGCTCGGTCCTGGAGCCATCGCTCCCCCTCAGCTGATTTTGGGCGGGCCTGGTAGAGTGGGCGGAGTcatgggcggcggcggcggccccgtTGGGGGTGCCGGAACGACGGCGGGAGCCAGCACGAATCCCTTTCTTCTTTGA